The sequence TGCCAATTTAATCAGCGAATCTGAACCAACCAATCTTCGCTTTGGTGGGTTAAGTGATGATGTTATTGAAACGACTGGAGATAATGAAATTGCTTTCACCGGTGCTGGCAATGACTTAGTTGATGCTTCTGTTAGCAATGGTGGTAATCGTCTCTACGGTGGTGCTGATAATGATGAGTTATTGGCCAGTAGCAATGACCGTCTCTATGGCGGGACAGGGGATGATCGTCTTGATGCAAGTGCGGGTGGCGGTGAAAATCGTCTCTATGGTGGTTTAGGGAATGATGATTTCTTTGCGGGTAGCAATGACCGTCTCCTTGGAGGAGAAGGCAGCGATCGCGTTTTCATCTTTACTGGTGGTGATAACCTCATCACGGGTGGTGCAGATGCCGATCAATTCTGGATTGCCAATGCTCAATTCTCAGCAACTGCGAACACCATTACTGACTTTACCATCGGTGAAGATGTCCTTGGGATTGGTGGGATTAGCGACATTACTGAATTTGCTGATTTAACCCTGATTCAAGAGGGGACTCATACGCTTATTAGCAGTGGCGAAAACGAGTTAGCACAACTGTTAGGGATTAATGCCAGCGACTTGACTGCTGATCAATTTGTGATTCAAGATGAAGTTCTGGTTGCTTTATCTTAAGTTAGGGGTTAATTTTTGATGGTTGAACCCGCCCAGTGCGGGTTGTTTGTGTTATTAACGCCAATCTTCCCAATCATTATTAAAGATGGATGTTCTCGGAAATGCAGTGGGATTACCGTTGGCTTCTAGCTGTTGGCGTAAGTCTTGTAACTGTTTTTCTTTAATCAGTTGTTCATCCACTAATTCGTAAGGAAAGAGATTATTTTCTAAAGCAAAGATTGCTGTTGTTCCCGCAGCAGCCCCCACTGACCATTCAAAGGAATGCACCCGATACGCAGCAGCAGCAATATGGCTAGTGGCAATACTTTTACCCGCAACCAAAAAATTATCAATTTCTTGGGGAATTAACGCCCTGAGAGGGATTTGGAAGGGATAAGGGAGTCCTGCGCCTCGTCGTTCTCCTTCTCGTTCGGTATTCCCTGGTTTTTCTGGCGGATGTTCCGTCATGCAGGGGTGAAAATCAATGGCATAGTGAGCAATGCCAACAGAATCAGGATAGATGCGCGATCGCGCTCTGTTTTTCCCTGTTTCCTCTCCCAACAACACCGCAAACGTCTCTCGTCCCGCAACTTCTTGCTGTAAATCCTGATATTCTTCTGGCGATAAAACTTCCTGATAATACTCATCCGTATAATCTTTTTGAGAAATATCCACCTCCCACACGGTAAAGCCATCAGGATAACCATATCCAGACCGCCCAATAATCCGCCGTCCTTCCCGCATATAAGGATATTTAGACAAACCATGGACGGTTCCCATCGGAGAATCTAACCCACTTAAAAACTGATAATTGGGATGCGGTTGTTTTACCCCTTCTCCTAGTTGCGAATCCGTTGTTCCTGCGACTAGCCAATAGAAAAAGCCCCAAGCGTTTTCTTCTCCGTTGGCTAAGGTTTCCACGCGCAGTCCTCCTTCCCAGCCATCAGCAGATAACTGTCCATTGGCTTGTAATTGTTCTCGCGTATAGATTAAATTATCCTTAGCCGTTCCTGGACGATAATCATTCCCCCACGTCCAATTTTGCATGGCAATATCGCCCACGGTCGGTTTCGTAAAAGCAATCCCGCCAAACTTATCTTCTTCTCCTGTTTTCGGACTCCAGATCCGACGATAAGTGAACACTAAATCAAAACTGGCGAGACGTTCTAATTCATAACTGTAATACGGTTCATACTGTTCATAAAATGGCGGTTCTTCATGAAATTGCGGAGTTTCTGTTTTCTCCATCGCAAAAGTATAAGTAAACCCTTGCGTACAATAGGGGTCGCCCGTTTCACTTGCAGAAGTCGGTTCTTGGTAGGAACGGGGATCAATCCCTAAGCGATAGGGAACATCAGTTAAACCAATCAGTTCACCGGTTTCCGTTGCGTCGATAACATACCAAGTCTCATCTTTCGGAACAAACTGAATAACTGTTTTTTCAAACCGTTCCGAATCTTCGTAATCATACCAGTCCGCGATCGTTTCCGAGAGAGGATAAGTATTAAGCGGAGATCCACTCTCAGTCGGCTCGTGTTGAATGGCTGTCACTGTTTCAATAAGATTTCCCTGAGGATTTCGAGTGACATCTTTAATCACGGTCGAAGGAAACCATTTTAATGTTCCCTCTCCTTCTTTTTCCGCAGCAAGGAGTTGTTCTTTTAAGATTTTGTGAGCATCTGCGGGAATAAAACAAGATTCACTCACCCAACACTCTCCAGGGTTTAATTCGCCATAATACTCTTCAATGCGGTTTCTCAATTCAAGATATCCTTTTGGAAAATATAACAAGCTGCGTTGCGTCGCCCGTTCATCCAGTGCGGAAGTTCCCTGTGAAGAAATTTGTCCCCCTAACCAGTCGGTTAACTCTGTAATGCAGACTGTTTTTCCGCCTAATAATCCTTCATAAGCTGTTGCTGCACCTGCTAAGCCTCCACCAGCAACCAGTAAATCACAACTCACTGTTTCTTCTGGGGGAGGAGAAGCAAGAGTCGGAGTAGGACAATTGATAACTGTGAAAACAAGGGAGAAAACTGGGAGGAGACGGCGTAGCATAGGACTCGTTGAAATCAAGTAAAATCAAAACTGATCATACAATACAACGATATGCCCTCTTGACTGAGAAAATAATCAAGGAATTAGAAGATGCAACTGAGTGATCGCCATCTGATCAAAAAAACTCATCCCGATTGGGCCGAATGCGATACTCCCTTGTACATTAACTAAGCCCGTGACGAGACTTGAACTCGTGACCTCACCCTTACCAAGGGTGTGCTCTACCGCTGAGCTACACGGGCGTGGGAATGGGCCAGGTTGGATTTGAACCAACGTAGGCTTAGCCAGCGAATTTACAGTCCGCCCCCATTAACCACTCGGGCACTGACCCTTTTTTCCACGCAATTATTAATCTTAGCACAGGGTTTTAGAAATGGGAAGGGGTAAGGAAAATTTTTTTCTTATCCCTCCTGAGACCGCCGACGACGGGGTTGCGAGGAATTTGATTTGTTATTTTTCTGTTGGCGATAGCGGGGAAAATCACTTTCGTCATAAATCTCTCCCACCAATTCTTCGAGAATATCTTCTAGAGTCACTAACCCGACCGTCCCGCCATATTCATCCACCACAATGGCGATATGCAGCCGTTGCTGTAACATTTCTTTGAGGATACTAGCGACTTGCTTTGTTTCTGGAATATAGACAGGGGGCGACATAATTTCCGTGACCAAGGCTTGGCTACGGGACTCTTCGGAGAGATTATGGAGTAAACGTAACGCCTGCTTTAAATGGACAATTCCCACAATTTCATCTTTTGATTCTCCTTGGACTGGAATCCGTGAGTAGCCAGTATCTAAACAAAGATTGACTAATTCTTCTAATGTTCCTTGATGAGAAATAGTTCGCATTGCGATACGCGGTTTCACCACATCTTTCGCCCGTAGCTGATCCAACATTAGGGCTTTATTTAATAACTGATGTTTGTAAATATCTAGTTTCCCTTTCCCTCCTAATAACTCAATCATTAACTGTAAATCAGTGAGAGATTCTCCTTGTTGGTCATTTTGTCCGAGGAGTTTTTGAAAAAATTGGACGGTATATTGAGCGATGGTTTCAAATAAGTAAATTATCCCCAAAAAAGAAAGCAGTCTTGATAATAAGTAAATGGGGCGAACAACTAGCTTAAAAATGGAAAGGACATTATTAATTGCAAGAGATTTTGGTGTGATTTCAGCAAAGATTAAAACTAAAATTGTCACCACTGCTGTCGCAATTCCCAGTCCCGCATTTCCGAGCCAGATTGCAAATAAATTACTGGTTAAGACCGCAGCGAAATTATTAACCAGATTATTACCAAGGAGAAGGGTGATAATAAAGCGCGTGCGATTTTCTAGGACTAACCGAAATGTTCCTTTAGGATCACCTTGTTCTCGAATTAAACCGCGCAGTTTTAAGTTATCAAAAGCAGTAATTGCTGTTTCTGAACCTGAAAAAGCTCCTGACAAAACAAACATCAAAGCAATGACAATTAAATCGAGCCAGGCTTGACCTAAAAGCGGTTGTGGTTCTGATGCAGCTAGAAAATAAGTTGAATAAGGAAGAAGAATAAACACAGTTATCGAGTTTTAATTAAGTCTGCTAGCGTTGGGAAAAACAAAGAACAAAAATGTAGAATGTACCTCATGAGTGTGAAAACTGTTATAGCAATCCTAGATTCAGTTGTAAATATCCCCCCTTCGCCCCCCTTGGAAAGGGGGGAAACAAGGAAGAGTAATTAATCAAGTTTTTATCAACCAATTAGAACTGCTATAGATCGAAATTCATTATTATAATTATTATTCAACTCTTGTCATTATGAACCT comes from Halothece sp. PCC 7418 and encodes:
- a CDS encoding FAD-dependent oxidoreductase, whose protein sequence is MLRRLLPVFSLVFTVINCPTPTLASPPPEETVSCDLLVAGGGLAGAATAYEGLLGGKTVCITELTDWLGGQISSQGTSALDERATQRSLLYFPKGYLELRNRIEEYYGELNPGECWVSESCFIPADAHKILKEQLLAAEKEGEGTLKWFPSTVIKDVTRNPQGNLIETVTAIQHEPTESGSPLNTYPLSETIADWYDYEDSERFEKTVIQFVPKDETWYVIDATETGELIGLTDVPYRLGIDPRSYQEPTSASETGDPYCTQGFTYTFAMEKTETPQFHEEPPFYEQYEPYYSYELERLASFDLVFTYRRIWSPKTGEEDKFGGIAFTKPTVGDIAMQNWTWGNDYRPGTAKDNLIYTREQLQANGQLSADGWEGGLRVETLANGEENAWGFFYWLVAGTTDSQLGEGVKQPHPNYQFLSGLDSPMGTVHGLSKYPYMREGRRIIGRSGYGYPDGFTVWEVDISQKDYTDEYYQEVLSPEEYQDLQQEVAGRETFAVLLGEETGKNRARSRIYPDSVGIAHYAIDFHPCMTEHPPEKPGNTEREGERRGAGLPYPFQIPLRALIPQEIDNFLVAGKSIATSHIAAAAYRVHSFEWSVGAAAGTTAIFALENNLFPYELVDEQLIKEKQLQDLRQQLEANGNPTAFPRTSIFNNDWEDWR
- a CDS encoding hemolysin family protein, giving the protein MFILLPYSTYFLAASEPQPLLGQAWLDLIVIALMFVLSGAFSGSETAITAFDNLKLRGLIREQGDPKGTFRLVLENRTRFIITLLLGNNLVNNFAAVLTSNLFAIWLGNAGLGIATAVVTILVLIFAEITPKSLAINNVLSIFKLVVRPIYLLSRLLSFLGIIYLFETIAQYTVQFFQKLLGQNDQQGESLTDLQLMIELLGGKGKLDIYKHQLLNKALMLDQLRAKDVVKPRIAMRTISHQGTLEELVNLCLDTGYSRIPVQGESKDEIVGIVHLKQALRLLHNLSEESRSQALVTEIMSPPVYIPETKQVASILKEMLQQRLHIAIVVDEYGGTVGLVTLEDILEELVGEIYDESDFPRYRQQKNNKSNSSQPRRRRSQEG